A stretch of Stenotrophomonas indicatrix DNA encodes these proteins:
- a CDS encoding cysteine hydrolase family protein, translated as MEQPTALLIIDLFSLFDFPQGRQLAPYAVRAAQRTARLRAAFDAHRCPVIYANDNFGNWQRDFPQLVEACRQKGGASAQIVEYLAPSEEHYFILKPKHSAFLATPLPVLLAKLGTRRLVLAGMALDACVLATAIDANSREYATVVAREAVAALPDRRQPALQTLQRSGAVEVLSNRQIIASLSSTS; from the coding sequence ATGGAACAGCCCACCGCCCTGCTCATCATCGATCTTTTCAGCCTGTTCGACTTTCCACAGGGGCGGCAACTGGCTCCGTACGCCGTACGTGCAGCCCAGCGCACCGCCCGCCTGCGTGCTGCATTCGACGCGCACCGCTGCCCGGTGATCTACGCCAATGACAATTTCGGCAACTGGCAGCGCGACTTCCCGCAGCTGGTCGAGGCCTGCCGGCAGAAGGGCGGAGCCTCGGCGCAGATCGTCGAGTACCTTGCCCCCAGCGAGGAACACTACTTCATCCTCAAGCCGAAGCACTCCGCCTTCCTCGCCACGCCACTGCCGGTGCTGCTGGCCAAGCTCGGCACCCGGCGATTGGTGCTGGCCGGCATGGCACTGGACGCGTGCGTGCTGGCCACTGCCATCGATGCCAACTCGCGCGAGTACGCGACGGTGGTCGCCCGGGAAGCGGTCGCCGCCCTGCCGGACCGCCGCCAGCCGGCCCTGCAGACCCTGCAGCGATCGGGCGCCGTCGAAGTACTCAGCAACCGTCAGATTATCGCTTCGCTGTCATCCACGTCCTGA
- a CDS encoding DNA-formamidopyrimidine glycosylase family protein, with product MPEGPSIVLLREAAARFKGKTVRGVSGNSTLDLACLEGRRVRAVRSWGKHFLLEFSHVSLRIHLMMFGSWRIDERKETPARVSLRFDNGELNFYTCSVKLIDQPLDEVYDWRTDVMSDLWDPRLARRRLKSMPDVLVCDALLDQTLFSGVGNIIKNEVLFRIRVHPANPVGDLPPRKLADLVKQAREYSFDFLRWKRGFELKKHWQVHTRRTCPRCGGPVSKVYMGTTHRRTFFCPVCQVDYRAGTPRPPAKKRTLARGPVQRGGVRPVR from the coding sequence ATGCCTGAAGGTCCTTCCATCGTGCTGCTGCGCGAGGCCGCCGCCAGGTTCAAGGGAAAGACCGTCCGTGGCGTCAGTGGCAACAGCACGCTCGACCTGGCCTGCCTGGAGGGACGCCGGGTGCGGGCCGTGCGCAGCTGGGGCAAGCATTTCCTGCTGGAGTTCAGCCACGTCAGTCTGCGCATCCACCTGATGATGTTCGGCAGCTGGCGCATCGACGAACGCAAGGAGACGCCAGCGCGGGTATCGCTGCGCTTTGACAACGGCGAACTGAACTTCTACACCTGCTCGGTGAAGCTGATCGATCAGCCGTTGGACGAGGTCTACGACTGGCGCACCGACGTGATGAGCGACCTGTGGGACCCCCGGCTTGCCCGCCGTCGCCTGAAGTCGATGCCCGATGTCCTGGTCTGCGATGCCCTGCTGGACCAGACGCTGTTCTCCGGCGTGGGCAACATCATCAAGAACGAGGTGCTGTTCCGCATCCGGGTCCACCCGGCCAACCCTGTTGGTGATCTTCCGCCGCGCAAGCTTGCCGACCTGGTCAAGCAGGCCCGCGAATACAGTTTCGACTTCCTGCGCTGGAAGCGCGGCTTCGAGCTGAAAAAGCACTGGCAGGTGCACACCCGGCGGACATGCCCCCGTTGTGGTGGTCCGGTCAGCAAGGTCTACATGGGCACCACGCATCGGCGCACCTTCTTCTGCCCGGTATGCCAGGTCGATTATCGCGCTGGGACGCCGCGGCCGCCGGCGAAGAAGCGCACCCTGGCGAGAGGCCCGGTTCAGCGCGGTGGTGTCAGGCCCGTGCGTTGA
- a CDS encoding DUF72 domain-containing protein: MARELRHPRPGHPVAVGCAGWSLPTDIAHAFAAGDSALQRYASRFPIVEINSSFYRPHQPATYARWAASVPHGFRFSVKMPQAISHDARLRGAAPLLDTFLHAAAHLGDRLGALLLQLPPSLAYDGRTASAFFRALRRRSAVRVACEPRHPSWFDDKADALLDDHGIARVAADPARVAGADQPGGARHWSYWRWHGQPRMYYSAYQQPQLCSLVAAAVEAAQAGEAWIILDNTAHGHAVPNALQLQSMLEHANA, encoded by the coding sequence ATGGCACGTGAACTCCGTCATCCGCGACCGGGCCACCCGGTCGCCGTGGGCTGCGCAGGGTGGTCGCTGCCCACGGACATCGCCCACGCGTTCGCGGCGGGAGACAGTGCGCTGCAACGCTATGCATCGCGCTTTCCGATCGTGGAGATCAATTCGTCGTTCTACAGGCCACATCAGCCCGCCACGTATGCGCGCTGGGCGGCCAGCGTGCCGCACGGTTTCCGTTTCTCGGTGAAGATGCCGCAGGCCATTTCCCATGACGCGCGCCTGCGCGGTGCTGCGCCGTTGCTCGACACGTTCCTGCACGCGGCGGCGCATCTGGGTGATCGGCTGGGCGCCCTGTTGCTGCAGCTGCCGCCGAGCCTGGCCTACGATGGCCGCACGGCATCGGCCTTCTTCCGGGCGCTGCGCCGGCGCAGCGCCGTGCGGGTCGCCTGCGAACCACGCCACCCGAGTTGGTTCGACGACAAGGCCGACGCGCTGCTGGATGACCACGGCATTGCCCGGGTCGCGGCCGATCCCGCCCGGGTTGCAGGGGCTGATCAGCCGGGCGGAGCCAGGCACTGGAGCTACTGGCGGTGGCACGGGCAGCCGCGCATGTACTACAGCGCCTACCAGCAACCGCAGCTCTGCAGTCTGGTGGCCGCCGCAGTAGAGGCCGCCCAGGCGGGGGAGGCGTGGATCATCCTTGACAACACGGCGCACGGCCACGCCGTGCCCAATGCACTGCAACTGCAGTCGATGCTGGAGCACGCCAATGCCTGA